A portion of the Misgurnus anguillicaudatus chromosome 16, ASM2758022v2, whole genome shotgun sequence genome contains these proteins:
- the gabra6a gene encoding gamma-aminobutyric acid receptor subunit alpha-6a: MALLLALLCLTSVVNVTEQKINSENITRILDRLLEGYDNRLRPGSGVSVTEVKTDIFVTSFGPVSDVKMEFTMDMFFRQMWVDERLAFEGPIEILPLNNRMVDKIWTPDTFFRNSKRSLSHNMTSPNKLFRIMQNGTVFYTMRLTVSSDCPMQLRDFPMDGHACALLFGSYAYTNREIVYTWRKGLEGSIDVPPESSSLLQYDLVRHTLSSKTYRFSTGLYSVQVVHFYLQRKLGYHLIQTYIPLIMVVALSQVSFWINKESVPARTVAGITAVLTMTTLSISARSSLPKVSYATAMDWFIAVCFAFVASALVEFAAVNYFATLEANKEKRRFSRGSILESVAQGSDDEPESPQSENSGNSRKRRQTSLSEAPRTRYPIFLQGSAVPPNMMLAGTSAIDTYARILFPLAFGIFNLVYWYIYLTKDTMEEAREIE; the protein is encoded by the exons ATGGCTTTACTTTTGGCCCTTTTATGCCTCACAAG TGTTGTAAATGTGACCGAACAAAAGATAAATTCAGAAAATATCACAAGGATTTTAGACAGACTCCTCGAGGGCTATGATAATCGACTACGACCAGGTTCTGGAG TCTCTGTTACTGAGGTAAAAACAGACATATTTGTCACAAGTTTTGGACCAGTTTCTGACGTTAAGATG GAGTTTACTATGGATATGTTTTTCCGTCAAATGTGGGTTGATGAGAGGTTAGCGTTTGAGGGTCCCATTGAAATCTTGCCTTTGAACAACCGCATGGTCGACAAGATCTGGACACCTGATACTTTCTTTCGTAATTCAAAGCGGTCTCTTTCACACAACATGACCTCTCCCAACAAGCTGTTTCGCATTATGCAAAATGGCACGGTCTTTTACACCATGAG GCTAACTGTGAGTTCAGATTGTCCGATGCAGCTGAGGGACTTTCCTATGGATGGGCATGCATGTGCACTTCTGTTTGGAAGCT ATGCTTATACAAATCGTGAAATTGTCTACACATGGAGGAAAGGTCTTGAAGGGTCTATAGATGTGCCACCTGAGTCTTCAAGCTTACTCCAGTATGATCTTGTACGGCATACCTTGTCCAGTAAAACATACAGGTTCAGCACAG GTCTATATTCAGTCCAGGTTGTCCATTTCTATCTTCAGCGAAAGCTCGGCTACCATCTAATCCAGACATACATCCCACTGATTATGGTGGTCGCTCTCTCCCAAGTCTCTTTCTGGATCAACAAGGAGTCTGTTCCTGCTCGTACAGTGGCTG GTATCACCGCCGTGCTCACCATGACCACCCTAAGCATCAGTGCCCGTTCCTCACTGCCCAAGGTCTCGTACGCCACTGCCATGGACTGGTTCATCGCCGTCTGCTTTGCCTTCGTGGCTTCGGCCCTCGTCGAGTTTGCGGCCGTGAACTACTTCGCCACGCTGGAGGCCAACAAGGAAAAGCGCAGATTCTCCAGGGGCTCCATTCTGGAGTCTGTAGCCCAGGGCAGCGATGATGAACCCGAGTCG CCTCAGTCTGAAAACAGCGGCAATAGTCGTAAGAGACGGCAAACCTCTTTGTCTGAAGCGCCCAGGACTCGCTACCCCATCTTTCTTCAGGGCTCAGCCGTCCCACCCAACATGATGCTGGCAGGCACCAGTGCCATAGACACATATGCCCGTATCCTTTTCCCTCTGGCCTTTGGGATATTTAACCTTGTCTATTGGTATATCTACCTCACCAAGGACACCATGGAAGAAGCCAG GGAGATCGAGTGA